Proteins from one Burkholderia oklahomensis C6786 genomic window:
- a CDS encoding UbiX family flavin prenyltransferase: MEPRPAPPRRLIVAITGATGAIYGVRMLDMLRASGGVETHLLISSAGWLNLQHELQLSKDDMLARADVVHSVRDVGASIASGSFATDGMIVAPCSMKTLASIAHGLSDNLITRAADVTLKERRRLVLLVRETPFNLAHLRNMTAVTEMGGVIFPPMPAFYAMPKSIDEMVDHTVGRVLDMFALGAPRTTPWQGLREHG, encoded by the coding sequence ATGGAGCCTCGTCCGGCGCCGCCGCGGCGCCTGATCGTCGCGATCACGGGCGCCACCGGCGCGATCTACGGCGTGCGCATGCTCGACATGCTGCGCGCGTCGGGCGGCGTCGAAACGCACCTGTTGATCTCGAGCGCCGGCTGGCTCAACCTCCAGCACGAACTGCAACTGTCGAAGGACGACATGCTGGCGCGCGCCGATGTCGTCCATTCGGTGCGCGACGTCGGCGCGAGCATCGCGTCCGGCTCGTTCGCGACGGACGGCATGATCGTCGCGCCGTGCTCGATGAAGACGCTCGCGAGCATCGCGCACGGCCTGTCCGACAACCTGATCACCCGCGCCGCGGACGTCACGCTGAAGGAGCGCCGCCGGCTCGTGCTGCTCGTGCGCGAAACGCCGTTCAACCTCGCGCACCTGCGCAACATGACGGCCGTCACCGAGATGGGCGGCGTGATCTTTCCGCCAATGCCCGCGTTCTACGCAATGCCGAAATCGATCGACGAGATGGTCGACCATACGGTCGGACGCGTGCTCGACATGTTCGCGCTCGGCGCGCCGCGCACCACACCGTGGCAAGGGCTGCGCGAGCACGGCTGA
- the prmC gene encoding peptide chain release factor N(5)-glutamine methyltransferase yields the protein MSTTRPTPATAADLLRASPLDAVDARILLAHALGWTRTQLITRADEPLDAAAVERYLALEARRAAGEPVAQLTGAREFFGLEFEITPDVLIPRPETELLVETALDAIDGIASPCVLDLGTGSGAIAVSIASERPDARVWALDRSAAALDVARRNARKLLAPARPGGPLQFLESDWYAALDSGRRFHVIVSNPPYIARHDPHLAEGDLRFEPRGALTDDDDGLAAIRAIVAGAHAFLAPGGALWIEHGYDQAAAVRARLEAAGFADVESLADLASIERATGGRLPG from the coding sequence ATGAGCACGACGAGGCCCACGCCCGCCACCGCCGCCGATTTGCTGCGCGCGTCGCCGCTCGACGCGGTCGACGCGCGGATCCTGCTCGCGCACGCGCTCGGCTGGACCCGCACGCAGTTGATCACGCGCGCCGACGAACCGCTCGACGCCGCCGCGGTCGAGCGCTACCTCGCGCTCGAGGCGCGCCGCGCGGCGGGCGAGCCGGTCGCGCAGCTCACCGGCGCGCGCGAGTTCTTCGGCCTCGAATTCGAGATCACGCCGGACGTGCTGATCCCGCGGCCGGAGACGGAGCTGCTCGTCGAGACGGCGCTCGACGCGATCGACGGGATCGCCTCGCCATGCGTGCTCGATCTCGGCACGGGCAGCGGCGCGATCGCGGTGTCGATCGCATCCGAGCGGCCCGACGCGCGCGTGTGGGCGCTCGACCGGTCGGCGGCGGCGCTCGACGTCGCGCGCCGCAACGCGCGCAAGCTGCTCGCCCCGGCGCGCCCGGGCGGCCCGCTGCAGTTTCTCGAAAGCGACTGGTACGCGGCGCTCGATTCCGGCCGGCGCTTTCATGTGATCGTCAGCAACCCGCCGTACATTGCGCGGCACGATCCGCACCTCGCCGAAGGCGATCTGCGCTTCGAGCCGCGCGGCGCGCTCACCGACGACGACGACGGCCTCGCCGCGATCCGCGCGATCGTTGCCGGCGCGCATGCGTTCCTCGCGCCGGGCGGCGCGCTGTGGATCGAACACGGCTACGATCAGGCGGCCGCCGTGCGCGCGCGCCTCGAGGCGGCGGGCTTCGCCGACGTCGAATCGCTCGCGGATCTCGCGTCGATCGAGCGCGCGACGGGCGGCCGCCTGCCCGGCTGA
- a CDS encoding APC family permease: MKSSIQRNIGPFALMLTGLGSIIGSGWLFGAWKAAKIAGPAAICAWIIGAVVILAIALTYAELGAMFPESGGMVRYARYSHGSLVGFISAWANWIAIVSVIPIEAEASIQYMSTWPYAWAHALFVNGELTTPGLLLSAVLVVIYFLLNYWGVKLFARANTTITIFKFLIPGLTIAGLMLSSFHSENLGAATNASFAPYGWSAVLTAVATSGIVFAFNGFQSPVNLAGEARNPSRSVPFAVISSILIALVIYVLLQVAYIGAVNPADVAKGWVHFNFASPFAELAIALNLNWLAILLYIDAFVSPSGTGTTYMATTTRMIYAMERNNTMPKIFGSVHPLYGVPRPAMWFNLIVSFVFLFFFRGWSSLAAVISVATVISYLTGPISLMALRRAATDLERPLAIPGMKLIAPFAFVCASLILYWAKWPLTGEIILLMVVALPVYFYFQAKSGWGGWGRDLKAAWWLVAYLPTMAVLSLIGSKEFGGHNLLPYGWDMLVVAAISLVFYYWGVNTGYRTEYLDERESRDEILEGIGA; encoded by the coding sequence GTGAAGAGTTCTATTCAACGGAACATCGGTCCGTTCGCCTTGATGCTGACCGGGCTGGGATCGATCATCGGATCGGGCTGGCTGTTCGGCGCATGGAAAGCCGCCAAGATCGCCGGACCCGCCGCCATCTGCGCGTGGATCATCGGCGCGGTCGTGATTCTCGCCATTGCACTGACGTATGCCGAACTCGGCGCGATGTTCCCCGAATCGGGCGGCATGGTCCGCTATGCGCGCTATTCGCACGGCTCGCTCGTCGGCTTCATCAGCGCGTGGGCGAACTGGATCGCGATCGTCTCGGTGATCCCGATCGAGGCGGAGGCGTCGATCCAATACATGAGCACCTGGCCGTACGCGTGGGCGCACGCGCTATTCGTCAACGGCGAACTCACGACACCCGGCCTCCTGCTGTCGGCGGTCCTCGTCGTCATCTACTTCCTGCTCAATTATTGGGGGGTGAAGCTCTTCGCGCGCGCAAACACCACGATCACGATCTTCAAGTTCCTGATTCCCGGTCTCACGATCGCAGGCCTGATGCTGTCGAGCTTCCATAGCGAGAACCTCGGCGCCGCGACGAACGCGAGCTTCGCGCCGTATGGCTGGTCGGCCGTGCTGACCGCGGTCGCGACGAGCGGCATCGTGTTCGCGTTCAACGGGTTCCAGAGTCCCGTGAACCTCGCCGGCGAGGCGCGCAATCCGTCGCGCAGCGTGCCGTTCGCGGTGATTTCGTCGATCCTGATCGCGCTCGTGATCTACGTGCTGCTGCAAGTCGCCTACATCGGCGCGGTGAATCCGGCCGACGTCGCGAAGGGCTGGGTGCACTTCAACTTCGCTTCGCCGTTCGCGGAACTCGCGATCGCGCTGAACCTGAACTGGCTCGCGATCCTGCTGTACATCGACGCGTTCGTGAGCCCGAGCGGCACCGGCACGACCTACATGGCGACGACGACCCGCATGATCTATGCGATGGAGCGCAACAACACGATGCCGAAGATCTTCGGCAGCGTGCATCCGCTCTACGGCGTGCCGCGCCCCGCGATGTGGTTCAACCTGATCGTGTCGTTCGTCTTCCTGTTCTTCTTCCGCGGCTGGAGCTCGCTCGCGGCGGTGATCTCGGTCGCGACCGTGATCTCGTATCTGACGGGCCCGATCAGCCTGATGGCGCTGCGCCGCGCGGCGACGGACCTCGAGCGTCCGCTGGCGATCCCGGGCATGAAGCTGATCGCGCCGTTTGCGTTCGTATGCGCGTCGCTGATCCTGTACTGGGCGAAGTGGCCGCTGACGGGCGAAATCATCCTGCTGATGGTCGTCGCGCTGCCCGTCTACTTCTACTTCCAGGCGAAGTCCGGCTGGGGCGGTTGGGGCCGCGATCTCAAGGCCGCGTGGTGGCTCGTTGCGTATCTGCCGACGATGGCCGTGCTGTCGCTCATCGGCAGCAAGGAGTTCGGCGGCCACAACCTGTTGCCGTACGGCTGGGACATGCTGGTCGTCGCGGCGATCTCGCTCGTGTTTTACTACTGGGGCGTGAATACCGGTTATCGCACCGAATATCTCGACGAGCGCGAGTCGCGCGACGAGATCCTCGAAGGGATCGGCGCGTAA
- a CDS encoding DODA-type extradiol aromatic ring-opening family dioxygenase → MNRLPSLYLSHGAPTLPIDPTLPSGAFAVLGGELPRPRAVLMLSAHWLTHQPVVSNAERPDTIHDFYGFPRALYEIRYPAPGAPDVAARAAALLGEAGIETATTPHGLDHGAWVPMLLMFPNADVPVAQLSIQPRADAAHHFRVGRALRSLRDEGVMVIGSGQITHNLRAADFSAAPEDADPRVAEFTGWFEEKLAARDVDALLDYRRQAPQAVLMHPTDEHLLPVFAALGAADDDYRLRIQSLGTYQRVLAMTNYVFDSAA, encoded by the coding sequence ATGAACCGCCTTCCGTCCCTCTATCTGTCGCACGGCGCGCCGACGCTGCCGATCGATCCGACGCTGCCGTCCGGCGCATTCGCGGTGCTTGGCGGCGAGCTGCCCCGCCCGCGCGCGGTGCTGATGCTGTCCGCGCATTGGCTCACGCATCAGCCCGTCGTCAGCAACGCCGAACGGCCCGACACGATCCACGATTTCTACGGCTTTCCGCGCGCGCTCTACGAGATCCGCTATCCGGCGCCCGGCGCGCCCGACGTCGCGGCCCGCGCGGCCGCGCTGCTCGGCGAAGCAGGCATCGAGACGGCGACCACGCCGCACGGGCTCGATCACGGCGCGTGGGTGCCGATGCTGCTGATGTTCCCGAACGCGGACGTACCGGTCGCGCAGTTGTCGATCCAGCCGCGCGCCGACGCCGCGCACCACTTCCGCGTCGGCCGTGCGCTGCGGTCGTTGCGCGACGAGGGCGTGATGGTGATCGGCTCGGGCCAGATCACGCACAACCTGCGCGCGGCGGATTTCTCGGCCGCTCCCGAGGACGCGGACCCGCGCGTCGCCGAATTCACCGGCTGGTTCGAGGAGAAGCTCGCCGCGCGCGACGTCGACGCGCTGCTCGACTATCGCCGCCAGGCGCCGCAAGCGGTGCTGATGCATCCGACCGACGAGCACCTGCTGCCCGTGTTCGCGGCGCTCGGCGCGGCGGACGACGACTACCGGCTGCGCATCCAGTCGCTCGGCACGTACCAGCGCGTGCTCGCGATGACGAACTATGTATTCGACTCGGCGGCCTGA
- a CDS encoding cysteine hydrolase family protein: MTNAAVIVVDMQRGLLQRAKPAHRLDEVVAGINRLTAAARAAGAPVCFVQHDGDADDDVVPGTPGWHLHADLVCADADWRIRKRESDSFRDTPLAAQLDAHGIDAVVICGYASEFCVDSAARRAALLGYRTTVVSDLHTTNDRPHLSAAQVVAHHNFIWTNCTFSGNGVAPRLLEDVLATEFA; the protein is encoded by the coding sequence ATGACGAACGCAGCGGTGATCGTGGTCGACATGCAGCGCGGGCTGCTGCAGCGGGCGAAGCCCGCGCACCGGCTGGACGAGGTCGTCGCGGGCATCAACCGGTTGACGGCGGCGGCGCGCGCGGCGGGCGCGCCCGTGTGCTTCGTGCAGCACGACGGCGACGCTGACGACGACGTCGTGCCCGGCACGCCCGGCTGGCACCTGCATGCGGATCTCGTCTGCGCCGATGCCGACTGGCGGATCCGCAAGCGCGAAAGCGATTCGTTCCGCGACACGCCGCTCGCCGCACAGCTCGATGCGCACGGGATCGACGCGGTGGTGATCTGCGGCTATGCGTCGGAATTCTGCGTCGATTCGGCGGCGCGCCGCGCGGCGCTCCTCGGCTATCGGACGACGGTCGTCTCCGATCTGCATACGACGAACGACCGCCCGCACCTGAGCGCGGCGCAAGTCGTCGCGCATCACAATTTCATCTGGACCAATTGCACGTTCTCGGGCAACGGCGTCGCGCCGCGGCTGCTCGAAGACGTGCTCGCAACGGAGTTCGCATGA
- the grxD gene encoding Grx4 family monothiol glutaredoxin, producing MDTQQRIKQIVDENQVVLFMKGTAQFPMCGFSGRAVQVLKACGVDQFKTVNVLEDEEIRQGIKEFSNWPTIPQLYVKGEFVGGSDIMMEMYQSGELQQLFTA from the coding sequence ATGGATACCCAACAACGTATCAAGCAAATCGTCGACGAAAACCAGGTCGTGCTCTTCATGAAAGGCACCGCGCAATTCCCGATGTGCGGCTTTTCGGGCCGCGCCGTGCAGGTGCTGAAGGCGTGCGGCGTCGACCAGTTCAAGACGGTCAACGTGCTCGAGGACGAAGAGATCCGCCAGGGCATCAAGGAATTCTCGAACTGGCCGACGATCCCGCAGCTATACGTGAAGGGTGAATTCGTCGGCGGCTCGGACATCATGATGGAGATGTACCAGTCGGGCGAACTGCAGCAGCTCTTCACCGCCTGA
- a CDS encoding aminopeptidase P family protein — MNARLPDPSPVPARLALLRGAMAREDLAAYVVPSADPHLSEYLPERWQARQWLSGFTGSVGTLVVTADFAGLWVDSRYWVQAEAQLAGTGVALMKMMGGQQTQPHVEWLAAHVPAGMTVGVDGAVLGVAAARALTAALTPRGIVLRTDLDLLDAIWPQRPSLPADAIFEHAAPQADTAREGKLAQVRRAMQEQGAQWHFVSTLDDLAWLFNLRGADVNYNPVFVAHALVGLERATLFIADGKVSAELATSLAQGGVDVRPYDAAAAALAALPEGAGLLIDPRRVTYGLLQAVPQQVRVIEAVNPSTFAKSRKTPAEIEHVRATMELDGAALAEFFAWFEGALGRETITELTIDEKLTAVRARRPGYVSPSFATIAGFNANGAMPHYRATRAAHATIEGDGLLLIDSGGQYLSGTTDITRVVPVGVIDDAHRRDFTIVLKAMMALSRARFPRGIRSPMLDAIARAPMWQAGLDYGHGTGHGVGYFLNVHEGPQVISHYAPAEPYTAMEEGMITSIEPGVYRPGKWGVRIENLVVNRAAGQTEFGDFLEFETLTLCPIDTRCVLPALLDDEERAWLDAYHATVRERVGKHLSGDAKAWLDARTQPI, encoded by the coding sequence ATGAATGCCCGACTCCCCGATCCGTCGCCCGTGCCGGCGCGTCTTGCCCTGCTGCGCGGCGCGATGGCGCGCGAGGATCTGGCCGCCTACGTGGTGCCGTCCGCCGATCCCCATTTGTCCGAATATTTGCCCGAGCGCTGGCAGGCGCGTCAGTGGCTGTCGGGCTTCACCGGCTCGGTCGGCACGCTCGTCGTGACCGCCGACTTCGCGGGCCTCTGGGTCGACAGCCGCTACTGGGTCCAGGCCGAAGCGCAGCTCGCCGGCACCGGCGTCGCGCTGATGAAGATGATGGGCGGGCAGCAGACGCAGCCGCACGTCGAATGGCTCGCCGCGCACGTGCCCGCGGGCATGACGGTCGGCGTCGACGGCGCGGTGCTCGGCGTCGCGGCGGCGCGCGCGCTGACGGCGGCGCTCACGCCGCGCGGCATCGTGCTGCGCACCGATCTCGACCTGCTCGACGCGATCTGGCCGCAGCGTCCGTCGTTGCCCGCCGACGCGATCTTCGAGCATGCGGCGCCGCAGGCCGATACGGCGCGCGAGGGCAAGCTCGCGCAGGTGCGCCGCGCGATGCAGGAACAGGGCGCGCAGTGGCACTTCGTGTCGACGCTCGACGATCTCGCGTGGCTCTTCAACCTGCGCGGCGCCGACGTCAACTACAACCCGGTGTTCGTCGCGCATGCGCTCGTCGGCCTCGAGCGCGCGACGCTCTTCATCGCCGATGGCAAGGTGTCGGCCGAACTCGCGACGTCGCTCGCGCAAGGCGGCGTCGACGTGAGGCCGTACGACGCCGCGGCCGCGGCGCTCGCCGCGCTGCCGGAGGGCGCGGGGCTCCTGATCGATCCGCGCCGCGTGACGTATGGGCTGCTGCAGGCGGTGCCGCAGCAGGTGCGCGTGATCGAGGCGGTGAATCCGTCGACGTTCGCGAAGTCGCGCAAGACGCCCGCCGAGATCGAGCACGTGCGCGCGACGATGGAGCTCGACGGCGCGGCGCTCGCCGAATTCTTCGCGTGGTTCGAAGGCGCGCTCGGCCGCGAGACGATCACCGAACTGACGATCGACGAAAAGCTGACCGCCGTGCGCGCGCGCCGGCCGGGCTACGTGTCGCCGAGCTTCGCGACGATCGCGGGCTTCAACGCGAACGGCGCGATGCCGCACTACCGCGCGACGCGCGCCGCGCACGCGACGATCGAAGGCGACGGCCTGTTGCTGATCGATTCCGGCGGCCAGTATCTGAGCGGGACGACCGACATCACGCGGGTGGTGCCGGTCGGCGTGATCGACGATGCGCACCGGCGCGACTTCACGATCGTGCTGAAGGCGATGATGGCGCTGTCGCGCGCGCGCTTTCCGCGCGGCATTCGCTCGCCGATGCTCGATGCGATCGCGCGCGCGCCGATGTGGCAGGCCGGGCTCGATTATGGACATGGGACGGGGCACGGCGTCGGCTATTTCCTGAACGTTCACGAAGGGCCGCAGGTGATCTCGCACTACGCGCCCGCCGAGCCGTACACGGCGATGGAAGAGGGGATGATCACGTCGATCGAGCCGGGCGTGTACCGGCCGGGCAAGTGGGGCGTGCGGATCGAGAACCTCGTCGTGAACCGCGCGGCGGGACAGACCGAGTTCGGCGACTTCCTCGAATTCGAGACGCTGACGCTCTGCCCGATCGACACGCGCTGCGTGCTGCCCGCGCTCCTCGACGATGAAGAGCGCGCGTGGCTCGATGCGTATCATGCGACGGTGCGCGAGCGGGTCGGCAAGCATCTGTCGGGCGATGCGAAAGCATGGCTCGACGCGCGCACGCAGCCGATCTGA
- a CDS encoding Hsp70 family protein, giving the protein MTYCAIDFGTSNSAVALPRDGGAPGMRLAPVEGEHLTLPTAIFFNTDEGAREYGRSALASYIDGFDGRLMRSMKSILGSPLAETTTDLGDGSAIAYTDIIALFLMHLKQKAEACAGGAIGRAVLGRPVFFVDDDPRADRLAQQQLEAAAHAVGLTEVQFQYEPIAAAFDYESRQDAERLVLVADIGGGTSDFSLVRVGPERMRRLERKDDVLAHHGVHVAGTDYDRRVELSAVLSAFGYRALNPEGRELPNRIYFDLATWHLINTVYTPKRIGELKLMKHLYTDVRHFERLLRVVERRLGHALAARAEEAKIGVSAGGETMIDLNDVEEDLQIAFDADQLIDASRDETARIVDAARETVRLAGIAPHDVGALYFTGGSTGLAFLSGALAAAFQDAQPVYGDRLASVATGLGIHAQRVYG; this is encoded by the coding sequence ATGACCTACTGCGCGATCGACTTCGGCACGTCCAATTCCGCAGTCGCGTTGCCGCGCGACGGCGGCGCGCCCGGCATGCGGCTCGCTCCCGTCGAGGGCGAGCACCTGACGCTGCCCACCGCCATCTTCTTCAACACCGACGAGGGCGCCCGCGAATACGGCCGCTCGGCGCTCGCATCGTACATCGACGGCTTCGACGGCCGCCTGATGCGCTCGATGAAGAGCATCCTAGGCTCGCCGCTCGCGGAAACCACGACCGATCTCGGCGACGGCTCCGCGATCGCGTACACCGACATCATCGCGCTCTTCCTGATGCATCTGAAGCAGAAGGCCGAGGCGTGCGCGGGCGGCGCGATCGGCCGCGCGGTGCTCGGCCGCCCGGTGTTCTTCGTCGACGACGATCCGCGCGCCGACCGCCTCGCGCAGCAGCAGCTCGAAGCGGCCGCGCACGCGGTGGGGCTGACCGAAGTGCAATTCCAGTACGAGCCGATCGCCGCCGCGTTCGACTACGAGTCGCGGCAGGACGCCGAACGGCTCGTGCTCGTCGCGGACATCGGCGGCGGCACGTCGGACTTCTCGCTCGTGCGCGTCGGCCCCGAGCGGATGCGCCGGCTCGAGCGCAAGGACGACGTGCTCGCGCACCACGGCGTGCACGTCGCGGGCACCGATTACGACCGGCGCGTCGAGCTGTCGGCGGTGCTGTCCGCGTTCGGCTACCGCGCGCTCAACCCGGAGGGCCGCGAGCTGCCGAATCGGATCTATTTCGATCTCGCGACCTGGCACCTGATCAATACCGTCTACACGCCGAAGCGGATCGGCGAGCTCAAGCTGATGAAGCATCTGTATACGGATGTCCGCCATTTCGAGCGGCTGCTGCGCGTCGTCGAGCGGCGGCTCGGCCACGCGCTCGCCGCGCGCGCGGAAGAGGCGAAGATCGGCGTATCGGCGGGCGGCGAGACGATGATCGATTTGAACGACGTCGAGGAGGATCTGCAGATCGCATTCGACGCGGACCAACTGATCGACGCGAGCCGCGACGAGACCGCGCGGATCGTCGACGCCGCCCGCGAGACGGTGCGGCTCGCTGGGATCGCGCCGCACGACGTCGGCGCGCTGTATTTCACGGGCGGCTCGACGGGGCTCGCGTTCCTGTCGGGCGCGCTCGCGGCGGCGTTCCAGGATGCGCAGCCGGTGTACGGCGATCGCCTTGCGAGCGTCGCGACGGGGCTCGGCATCCACGCGCAGCGCGTGTACGGCTGA
- the hemA gene encoding glutamyl-tRNA reductase: MQLLTIGINHHTAPVALRERVAFPLEQIKPALATFKSVFLGHPAPNSPEAAILSTCNRTELYCATNDRAARDAAIRWMSDYHRIPADELAPHVYALPQSEAVRHAFRVASGLDSMVLGETQILGQMKNAVRTASEAGSLGTYLNQLFQRTFAVAKEVRGTTEIGAQSVSMAAAAVRLAQRIFEQVAQQRVLFIGAGEMIELCATHFAAQGPRELVVANRTAERGAKLAERFGGRAMPLSDLPARMHEFDIIVSCTASTLPIIGLGAVERAVKARRHRPIFMVDLAVPRDIEPEVGELKDVFLYTVDDLGAIVREGNASRQAAVAQAEAIIETRVQNFMQWLDARSIVPVIRHMHTQADALRRAEVERAQKMLARGDDPAAVLDALSQALTNKLIHGPTSALNRANGADRDSLIELMRGFYQHAPRSSDSSGR; the protein is encoded by the coding sequence ATGCAGCTCCTCACGATCGGAATCAATCACCACACTGCGCCTGTCGCCTTGCGCGAACGCGTGGCGTTTCCGCTCGAACAGATCAAGCCTGCACTCGCGACGTTCAAGAGCGTCTTCCTCGGCCATCCCGCGCCGAACTCGCCCGAAGCGGCGATCCTGTCGACCTGCAACCGCACCGAGCTGTACTGCGCGACCAACGATCGCGCGGCCCGCGACGCCGCGATCCGCTGGATGTCCGACTATCACCGCATTCCCGCCGACGAGCTCGCGCCGCACGTCTACGCGCTGCCGCAGTCCGAGGCGGTGCGTCACGCGTTCCGCGTCGCGTCGGGGCTCGATTCGATGGTGCTCGGCGAAACGCAGATCCTCGGCCAGATGAAGAACGCGGTGCGCACCGCGTCCGAGGCGGGCTCGCTCGGCACCTATCTGAACCAGCTGTTCCAGCGCACGTTCGCGGTCGCGAAGGAAGTGCGCGGGACGACCGAGATCGGCGCGCAGTCGGTGTCGATGGCGGCCGCGGCCGTGCGGCTTGCGCAGCGGATCTTCGAACAGGTCGCGCAGCAGCGCGTGCTGTTCATCGGCGCGGGCGAGATGATCGAACTCTGCGCGACGCACTTCGCCGCGCAAGGTCCGCGCGAGCTCGTCGTCGCGAACCGCACCGCCGAGCGCGGCGCGAAGCTCGCCGAGCGCTTCGGCGGCCGCGCGATGCCGCTCTCCGACTTGCCCGCGCGCATGCACGAGTTCGACATCATCGTGTCGTGCACCGCATCGACGCTGCCGATCATCGGCCTGGGCGCCGTCGAGCGCGCGGTGAAGGCGCGCCGCCATCGCCCGATCTTCATGGTCGACCTGGCGGTGCCGCGCGACATCGAGCCCGAAGTCGGCGAGCTGAAGGACGTGTTCCTCTACACGGTCGACGATCTCGGCGCGATCGTCCGCGAAGGCAATGCGTCGCGGCAGGCAGCCGTCGCGCAAGCCGAGGCGATCATCGAGACGCGCGTGCAGAACTTCATGCAGTGGCTCGACGCGCGCAGCATCGTGCCCGTGATCCGTCACATGCACACGCAAGCCGACGCGCTGCGCCGCGCGGAAGTCGAGCGCGCGCAGAAGATGCTCGCGCGCGGCGACGATCCGGCCGCCGTGCTCGACGCGCTGTCGCAGGCGCTCACCAACAAGCTGATCCACGGCCCGACGAGCGCGCTCAACCGCGCGAACGGCGCCGACCGCGATTCGTTGATCGAACTGATGCGCGGCTTCTACCAGCACGCGCCCCGCTCGTCGGACTCGTCGGGCCGTTAG
- the prfA gene encoding peptide chain release factor 1: MKTSMQSKLDQLTTRLAELNDLLSRENVTADLDQYRKLTREHAEIGPVVEHYAQWRQARADELAAQELLGDASMRDFAEDELRGARERMGRLAAELQTMLLPKDPNDERNIFVEIRAGTGGDESALFAGDLLRMYLRYAERQRWQVEMMSESPSDLGGYKEVIVRIAGYGAYSRLKFESGGHRVQRVPATETQGRIHTSACTVAVMPEADEIGEVEINPADLRIDTFRASGAGGQHINKTDSAVRVTHIPTGIVVECQDDRSQHKNKDRALKVLAARIKDKQYHEQHAKEAATRKSLIGSGDRSERIRTYNFPQGRMTDHRINLTLYKLEQIMDGDLDELIAALVSEHQAELLASLGDAE, from the coding sequence ATGAAGACGAGCATGCAAAGCAAGCTCGACCAGCTCACAACGCGGCTGGCCGAACTGAACGACCTGTTGAGCCGCGAGAACGTCACCGCGGATCTCGACCAGTACCGCAAGCTGACGCGCGAACACGCGGAAATCGGCCCCGTCGTCGAGCACTACGCGCAGTGGCGCCAGGCGCGCGCCGACGAGCTCGCCGCGCAGGAGCTGCTCGGCGACGCGTCGATGCGCGACTTCGCCGAAGACGAGCTGCGCGGCGCGCGCGAGCGGATGGGCCGCCTCGCGGCCGAGCTGCAGACGATGCTGCTGCCGAAGGATCCGAACGACGAGCGCAACATCTTCGTCGAAATCCGCGCGGGCACGGGCGGCGACGAATCGGCCCTGTTCGCGGGCGATCTGCTCCGGATGTACCTGCGCTACGCGGAGCGGCAGCGCTGGCAGGTCGAGATGATGTCGGAGAGCCCGTCGGATCTCGGCGGCTACAAGGAAGTGATCGTGCGGATCGCGGGCTATGGCGCGTACTCGCGCCTGAAGTTCGAATCGGGCGGGCACCGCGTGCAGCGCGTGCCCGCGACCGAGACGCAGGGCCGCATCCACACGTCCGCGTGCACGGTCGCGGTAATGCCGGAAGCCGACGAGATCGGCGAAGTCGAGATCAATCCGGCCGACTTGCGGATCGACACGTTCCGCGCGTCCGGCGCGGGCGGCCAGCACATCAACAAGACCGATTCGGCGGTGCGCGTCACGCACATCCCGACGGGGATCGTCGTCGAATGCCAGGACGACCGCTCGCAGCACAAGAACAAGGACCGCGCGCTGAAGGTGCTCGCCGCGCGGATCAAGGACAAGCAGTATCACGAGCAGCACGCGAAGGAAGCGGCGACCCGCAAGAGCCTGATCGGCTCGGGCGACCGCTCCGAGCGGATCCGCACGTACAACTTCCCGCAGGGCCGGATGACCGATCACCGGATCAACCTGACGCTGTACAAGCTCGAGCAGATCATGGACGGCGATCTCGACGAGCTGATCGCCGCACTCGTCAGCGAGCATCAGGCCGAACTGCTCGCGTCGCTCGGCGACGCCGAGTGA
- a CDS encoding cold-shock protein → MATGTVKWFNDAKGFGFITPEGGGEDLFAHFSEIRSEGFKTLQENQKVEFEVKTGPKGLQAANIKPL, encoded by the coding sequence ATGGCAACCGGCACCGTCAAGTGGTTCAACGACGCTAAGGGTTTTGGTTTCATCACCCCGGAAGGCGGCGGCGAAGACCTCTTCGCGCATTTCTCGGAAATCCGCAGCGAAGGCTTCAAGACGCTGCAAGAGAACCAGAAGGTCGAGTTCGAAGTGAAGACCGGCCCGAAGGGTCTGCAAGCAGCGAACATCAAGCCGCTGTAA